In Nycticebus coucang isolate mNycCou1 chromosome 5, mNycCou1.pri, whole genome shotgun sequence, the DNA window TGTTTATATGGTAATAAATAATCCAGTTTCCTTAAGGGATTCATTAGAGGAAGCTTTCCTTCTATTTCTTGGAACCACCAGAAATGGTATCATGTCTCCAGAGTAATATGCAGAACCTGAGTAGAGGTGGTGAAAATGTTGGTTCAAACACAGGTTTATTTGATTAGAATTTACTGCATCATTAGTTAGCTTCTGACAGAGTTTAGTGTAACAAAACAGCTCATACATATTTGAGAAAGTAATTAATTGAACTATAAGGCTCAGGGCAAGTTTTGTCTGTTTCCTAAACATGTGAACTTATCctttctttaaaatcattttacccAAATCACCATATTCTCCTGTACAGAAgaaaaacacatatttatttaataaatttgtcTGACCATTCTATCTTACTTTTGAATGTTGATGCTCTATCTGGAATTATTTGGGCCAAGCAAGCTTTACATTGGACCAAGAAACATTAGTAAAGATTTTTGATAACAAGAGAGGAGAAAGGATAATTGTGGACACCAGATAAAATTAGAGGAAAAAGGCTTCTATTATGCATTTGTGGACAAGGACGAGGCCACTATGACTGGATTAGAGGAAGTACATTGGGGAATACTTGAAACAAGATTGTATATGGCAGGAGATTCAGTCAGAGCACCTTAAAACGGATGTAATGGCAACAGCGAGCCGTGTTTTGTTACTGCGCAGCACTAGGTCATAATGCTTTATGGAGGTGAACCTGACCGAAGAGTGCAGGTTAGAATCTTTTTGTGGAGAGTTTGGAGGAAGAGACAACTTCCAGCAGCACTTTGTGGTCTATTTTGTAGGTAGAACAGGGTGCTATCCTCTATCACTCGTGGCATTTGTGTGAGTCAGGAAGATGGTGGAGAAACTATTTTGGAAGAAACAATAGCATATGTTTCTATTTCAGTGAGAGTTCGGACATAAGGAATGAAGGTGTTCAATCCAGTTAAGTAGGTTTTGTACTTTAAACAAAACCAACATGTTTTCTGACAATCAAGGCTTgacatagaaacatttttaaaagtaggtaAAAGTAAGTTTGCATTTATTGGAAGTAGTGAGAGTTTGTGACCAACTGTTCTACTCCTCCCTGGGTGAAGTTCATCTATCCCTTTGTGGTAGACTCTGAGGGAGGCCCCTGCAAAACTCAAGCTCCACATGGCAGCTTTTGAAAGCTACCAGTAGTGCCCAATGCTTTTTCATTCACAGAAAACAAGAAACTTGCTCAAAGATATACCATTAGACATTACTTCAGAATAAATATTCCACCCCTTCCAAGAGTTGTTCGTACTAcatgaagaacttttttttttttgagacagagtctcaatcagTAGCCccgagttgagtgccatggcatcataccttatagcaacctcaaaatcctgggctcaagagagcctcttgcctcagcttcccaattacctgggacaataggtgcctgtcacaatgcctggctactttttctatctttaatagagacggggtcttgctcttactcaggctggtttcaaactcctgagctcaggcgatccaccctccttggcctcccacagtggtaggattacagacagaACTAATGGTTTTAGATATGGTAGGGGGATTACTTAACCACTCagccttctttttcttcagtTATCAAGGTGGCATTATTCTATGTCGAACACTGTGTCAGGCCctgacacataaaaaaattaactcattgACGGCACTCCTGAGGAGTCCGCACAaatgtgaagaaaacaaataattgcaAATTGATGTGATACTtttgacaataaaaaaattaatactatgGAAATGCAAAAGAATGACTATTTCATATGCATTGGGGAAATAAGACAATATTTGAAGTGAATGCTGAAAGACGAATAGAAATGCATTGAAAGGAAGGTAGAAGTCAACCTTGAAAGTTAATGATGAGGGAAAGTATGCACCCTGCCCTTTCGTCTGACTTGGAAAATAAGGGCTTGCTTGCTCAGGGCATGTTTTATAAAGTCATAGCTGATGGAAGTCATAGcccttgaccaaaaaaaaaaaaaggagaactgggagaggaagcagaggtcagtaaagaaaaatgaagcatttCAAAACCAGACACCGGGTTCTGGGTGAAGAGATGGAGATCAGAGTTGATTGAATGAGTGTGGAAAACAGAGGGCTAACTGAACACATCGGAAGATAATTgctaagaaaaaaagatctgaatAGGCATGGATTTACATAAtttgattttatcatttcttaaaaatctgATAATGTAAGATACcgttcaatttctttttcagtgCTTCATATTCCATGAGAAGTTTCTAACTGAGTTTAGTAAAGACACTTGAGAGAGAGTGaacatacttattttttattattttggggcTTACTTTGGATTGGAATATAACAGGTAAATCTTCTCAAGTCCTTCAGGGGGAAAAATCAAGGTAAACGTCACCCACAGAAACAGCCTCAATTCTCTGCTCAGCATGATTTTATCTTTGTAGGTGAGACTggagctttttatttctttcaatacaaaaatttttttaaaaataattttccgaAGCTGTGGATTATATGCATGTCAACTACAGTAGTTTCTAAACTCAGGCAAGTGTTAAAAATCCTTTTTCCCCCTGTTTGTGTGTTGCTACAGTAGCTAATTTCAGAAGAGTTTGCAGTTAAATTTGATGGAGCACACTGCATCTGCTCAATTCCAGGCAGATTCTAATGGTGCTGCCAAATGCCCGCATTAGAATtagaagagaatgttctccagactCAAATAGATGTAGGCCATTCCTCATAATAGAGACTCTTGGGTCACTGAATCTGGCAAGAATGTGCCTGAAAGGCTTGATCACAGAAAAATAACTGGGTTTAATCCAAATGTAAAAAATTCTCTTCTGATGTTTTAgttcttctagaaaaaaaaaaaaaaaaaaagacaaataacctttACTGCTAATACTAgtctatttcctttctctctgatgCAAGCTGGAATTCTTGAGGATTGTAAGAAAGATACAGATATTCAGTGCTTGTTATAAAGGTACTAATAAATTTGGGTTTAAATTAGATTGAATTGATGTAGTAGTGGTATTTTGGGTTGTGACTTTATTTAAGAATTTGAAAACCTTCTACCAGAAAGAATATACATAGACACATTAAATTTAGGATATATGTTTTGGGGGTTCAGCTATTCCAAAAAGTGTACTGTCGAactgttaagttaaaaaaaaaaacaaaaaaacaacaaacttctgggtggcacctgtggctcagtgggtggacaccggccccatataccgagggtggtgagttcaaaaccagccccggccaaactgcaacagaaaaaaagcctggcattgtggccggcacctatagtcccagctaatcaggagggtgaggcaagggaatcgccaaagcccacggatttggaggttgctgtgagctgtgatgccacagcactctaccgagggtaaataagtgagactttgtctcaaaaaaaaaaaaataaataaataaataaaaaacttctgCAATAAATAGTAGCAATATTTGGTTCATGGATTTCTGGAGTCAGAAAGAAAGAGGTCAACGTTTTTACGTGAATTAGGTGGTGACTTTCCACTCTGTGAATGAATGCATGATGGCAGGAAGCATCTGGGGTGAGACCTCCCTTGACTGTCCCTTCTAAACATCATCTTCTACTCCACCTTGCTCCTAGCAAACACTTGATCTCTCTTTATTatgcagatatttttatttccttcacaaCCATGTATCAATCAGACCTGAtttctcattattgttttaattgttgCAGCCTGTTCCTGTTAAAATGTAAGCAACCTATTTCCATTAGAATATAAACATATGAAGACCTTCACTGTTGACATCTATATTCCTAGAATCtagaacaggtgtcctcaaactgcggcccgtgggccacatgaagcggtgtgaattgtatttgttcccattttgttgtttacttcaaaataagatatgtgcagtgtgcataggaatttgttcatggtttttttttttaaactatagtctggccctccaacggtctgagggacagtgaattggccccctgttgaaaaagtttgaggacacctgatctagAAGGTCATGTGGTTTGTAGtttggttttgtatttatttattcattcattcatttggtcATTCATccattgagatagagtctctctctattgcctgggctacagtgccagggtttcagcctagctcacagcaaccacaaatttctgggctcaagcaattctccaatgtcagcttcctgagtagctgggactacaggcatcccccgacatgcctggctaatttttctatttttagtagagatagggtctccctttgctcaggctggtctcaaactcctgacctcaagtgatcctcctgcctctgcctcccatagtGTTtagtttttgaataaataatataGCATTACCTGGTGGTGAAGAAGAGTGCACGTGAGTCTAGAATGATGCAGACAACTAACCTCACATGCATGGCTGGGATATGCTAAACGTTCACAGCAGGCTTCAACTTAAAATGGCCAGAGTTTCCTTCATTCAACTCATTTCTTGCTCCATTTTCAAGACTTTTGtcaatattgtatttattttctgaaaatgtctgcttaTATTTAATACCTCTAAGTCTGAATTGTGGTagaaaacaatatatattaatatcatGGCAATATTTTAACCACTTAACAGGTGCAAGCCCTGCCAGGCATGGTGCAGCTTGGGTCGGGCTGCAGCTTGATACTGAGCTGCACATAGGCCTAGGGATAAATAGCAAACTTCCTGCAGTGTCAGGATATTCCTGAGAACTCTTTCTTATTCATCATGCTGCTTCACATCGCTAGGTAAGAATAATGCTTTAAGATGTTCGTAGATATGAAAGTTTTCGTGCAGTCTTCTGCCCCTGTTTTATAGCATTTTCAAGTCACGTTTGTTGacaatttatatttgtaaaaccTATTTGGCACTTCATGAACTGAGCATCAAAGGATAGGATTTTTTGCCAACCATTTTGGCATTTTGGAGACAAGGCAGACTCCAAACAGGATTAAAATTCTTCTAAACTTGATGAAATTCATCAATGAAAAGGGATAAACTGTATAACATAGTTTCAAGATGTGAATCAGATAAATCAGTTTGGTAAAGTCATTTTTAGGGAAACTTTTCTTTCCAATTGGCTAAACAGTAGAGCAAatagttttctattctttgtttacGAGATTTTTCAAGAATTATATTTATCCTTTCTTCgaaaaataattttagtgaagttGGATTTTCCCCATAGGCTAATGTTTTCATTGCATGTTTTCTAGTAAAAATTCAACAATTCCAAAGAACAGATTTCATTAAGCCCCAGACTGTCTATGAAGCTACTGATAATGACAACTTATTAGCTGACAGTTTTATGCTGAGTTTAGTTAACTTTTTGAAACAGAAACCATTCCATTATCTTGATTTCAGTATGGATACAGCTTGCTGACGTGAATGATAATCGTCCATAtctttagaattttctaaaaataactgtTTGGAGCTCTGAGTAGTCAGTGATTAAGGTTTTTGTATTATCCTATAGCATCCGAATTTTAATCCATACCCCTTGCCTATAGTATTAAGTAGATCAGTTGCTAGCAGCTTTTCCCACAGTCCCTTTACCCTCTGATGGTGGAGAAGGAAGGTACATACACTTTGTCTCTAAGTGTCCCGTCACTGATAGTGTCATAGGACCTTCGTCACAGGGAGTATGATAAAGAATATGATCATATATCTCCCAACAAGTGAACAAGATGACaattttgattctgttttcaaAAGTACACTATTAGAAAATGTTTATCTTTTAGAAACTCCGCAATGTCTAAACTCACCAGATGAAGTATGGCtttaaaaaagatgatttttataGGATATTCGTATTAAAAGACTATGATACATAaaacttgcctcagcagggagATAACtggtttattttgaaataaaaatcggCACGATTTtatatagttatatttttaaaacagttattCTAGGTGAAAAATTGGTACTTATAAGTTCAGTAGTGATTTTCACCAATGCCTAATAAGATATGAAAATCTTATTAGGTAAAGTAATAATAAGTTGACCTTATTTTTTGAAGATAAGTTTTTATCAGAGGGAATAGTATGGAGTGTAAATGATGGAAGGAATCAGAGATTCTGAGGTTTTAAGAACTCTTAACTAATAGCTCATAATTTCATGGTGTAATGCATCTGCTGTTATTATTGCAGTGAAATACTACCATTTCCAAACATGTAAATGTAAGTTTAGGTGCAAGTATTAAGCATCGTGAGTCAAGTGTCACATATACAAATTACACACAAACACAATCAGAATATGAACCTATTATTATTTGAATGATGTAAAAGTTTGGTAATCTGGCTGATTTAAAAAGTACCAGTTCCACTGTTCACTTAGGAGTAAGACTTCCTGAACTTGGAATTCTTTACTGTTTGAATTAAACAGatgatttaaaaatgttcatttcccTCACAACATTTATCTTACTTGTCAGAGATTGAAACAAAAACAGTGATTAGAGTAAGTTCTTATTTATTTCAGGCACAAAACTGAcgatttattaataaaaatgcttttaaattggAATCTTCAATGCAAATCACATTTTAAACTTATGTTACCCCCACTGCTAGTGACAATAATGAAATCTGTGCTTGCTGTAGCAGCACAAACACTATAAATTGGATGTGGTGATGAAACCTTACATAGAAGACAATAAAATGCTTTACAAGCTGCACACCTCACAAAGAAGCTGTGATCATCCAAACTTTGAATGTATGTGATACCATataacatcatttttaaaaaaagtaataacgATCTAGATATCTACTACAGGCCATCTACtcaaaaatttattcatttctgaaATTGACGTGACCTTCTTTCCTCATACAAATTGTTGACATACAAAATAATAACTGATTATTTTTGTGGTGTGTGTGCAATGACTAGCGAATCTCCTAAATTTTCCAACTCTCAATAGCAGACGAGAACTTATGTAAACTTTCTAAAAGACAAGACACCACTGCAAAAGGATCCAGAGTGGTCATTAATCATGCTACTTCTTTGTAGgcaagaaatcaaaacaaaacaaacaaacaaacaaaaaaaacctttttaaaatcttaacagTTTCAAGATTGTATTATTTAACCCTACAATTTTGACAGCGATATGTATGAGTATGATGTTTTACTGGTGGCATTTGAAATGAATTACCCTTAAATCTTTGCATTTCTTTATGCAGTGATTTATCTCAATTATTATATCTTCATCATTCAGCAAAAATTGTGGCACTATATATTTGTGAAACCAGACATCTACAACAATTTGTTATCTATTATTTATtatggaatatatttttaaatttttaaacccATAAACCCATATTAGTTTCCATAAAGTTGCCTTAGGGCACTATCTTTGATATATGCAAATTACATTTAAACTCAATGACATGTTTGATATATAGAATGATTATATGTTTTGTGGAATTATTAACATAAACGTTattaaaactcttctttttttggttaCATTATCTCTGCGCGCGTACATCAAATCAGAGTAACAAAGAATCAGTTTTCCATCTTGTTTTCTGAATGGGTTATTTACACTTTTAAACCTCCCATACAACTCTAAGgtctttccatcattttcttttgcACAAATTTCACCAATAAACTCTCCAGGGGTCATAATCTAAACACAGAGGACattacaaaaattttctttttgaagagtTCTCGTGTGTGCTTCATATGCTTTTAGAGTTCTGAGACAAGAAATTACACAATTGCAAGTTGTGTGtaaaatattatgttaaaatactaatatatttAATCATGAAAATCAAACTTTGCCATAGAACAAATAAGTGGAGTCAACTCAAGTCCAATTTGTTGACTCAGCAGAATCGTTTGCAAGAGACTGTTGGGTTGCACTCAGTGGGGTGAACAGAGTAACTCAGGTGTactgaatcaatttttatactCAATGTTAGTTCTCCAATAGACTTGGGTAAAGCAAAGACTCTATGTGGGGTATCTGGTTTGATTTTCTATTTAGTTTGTAATGCTTATGTAGAGGGGTAAGCCAAGAAGATTCTTCCTGACCACACTTGAGAATTGACTCGAGTAATTACGAAGATTAGTTTTCAGTGTGTTTTATAAAAAGTACTACTTACTTTCACAGACGTGGAAAGATACAATTGCACAATGGTGGTTACAATGGTAGAAATACATATTGCCAATAAAATGTTAGCAAGAGATTTAAAAATGACTGTACAGCACCGCATCAGAGAATTGTGTTAACggcaaaataataattattatttttacatataaatgaaatccttacatctttttcaataaataaatgggaggaaagtgtgtttttattttccttctaaatCCTACCAAAATATTTCCTGATGTGGAGCAAAAGACGGTAAAAAAtgacagagtttttaaaaaaaagacattcatgcATTTAAGCCACCATTAGTCTCTGATTCTAATACGAGGCAGATCATTAATCTGTTGCAAAGCTATGACTCTAGCCACTTAAACTCTTTGTAGTGCTTTTCATGACAAGGACGAGATAGGCCTTGTAAATTTAGGAGTTAAGATGTGTTTCCAACATGTTAACTTAGACAAACTCAGCTGTTCCTTGAAACGCCAActttacaataataataataaaaaaaatgctttgctttggagaaatgatgaaaagtaacaatacagaaaaaaaacccagaagaggTCCTACAGAGTTTATTACAAATGATACTGtttaaatcaacaaaaacaaaccccaTTTGCTTAGGTGTCATCCTCAGTCTTAATGATGTGGAAAAGGGTGACATTGAACAGGACCTGGTGGCCATTGTTCCAGGCATAAAGAGCTCTATCTCTTGCATTGTAGTCAAGCATGGAGATGTGAAAATATTGGTTATGGAAGGGAATGTCTGTGTACTCATATGTGGACGTTTTGGTGGAATAGGAATAATACACCTTGGCTCCAGTTAAGTGGGAATTGGTGACATACAGGGTCCCACAGATCATGAAAGATTCCCCCGCACTTCTCTTGGGGTAGCCAGTGCTCCAGCTCTTTGTCACCTCCAAGGTGTCTTGGTTCAGTTGGCTGATGACAATATTGCCTGCATTCTGGTTAGTGGCATACACAGCCCACAGCCCGATTTCATCAGCCATCAGGTCGATGTCAGAGAATCCGCCCCATGTGTAGGGGTAAACGTTGTGAAAGCCGGCATACTCCAGGCTTCGCTGGGCAAGGACTCTCCCCAAATCAAAGCTGTATTTGATGATGATATTACTTTGATACTTATTAAAATAGAGGGAGCCATTGTAGACAACGTGGTTAGTTCCTGCCCACTTGAAAGGGAGATTGTATGTCCTTGATTCAGCCCCGCTGACAAAGTCTGCAATTGATTTGTACTCACGGACAATTTTATTGTTAGTGTAACTGTCCATGTACCACAcctgagaaggagaaaaaaaaatgaagtgaccaAGTTCCGTATTTTTCTGAGAATTCCAAAATAAAGACAGTGAGTGTCAACACACACTAATTTCACAGTTCTCAGGCTCCAGAAGTCACATTATTTTACTGCTGACCTGCTGCAGGGTGATAGCATGACAGGCTTTTGTAAAAACATTTGGCATCGTCTATgtggaaaagaaataactgaatttATTTCCTTGATGTtaatttgctttttgctttttccctgtttgttttttagtggcttttttgtttgtttatttagacaaagtctcactctgttgccctggtgtagagcgccatggcatcctGGCTCACaggacctcaaactcttgggctcaagtaatccccttgcctcagtcttccgagtggctgggactacacatgtgtCTTTTAGTTTTTACCATTTAGGGCATATCACTGAGTGAACCAAACGTATGTTAATGTAAACCACATCATCTGATAGATCAATACAATCCTTAATAAAAACTATAACCTTCagcaaattacatttattttgtctttttctctgaaaaaaacagGTTCAATTTTGCATATTcaaattatttctcctttacGGATTCTATAAAATCTTCTAGTAACACTTGTTTATTGGATCAGCTTGTAGGTACAACTACCTTTTAATTAAACAATTTTACTAAATTAATAACTAATTCTGTTTGGATGGAAACTTTGAGAATCTTAATTTATGTTGAGTTTTGTAATAGAACATCATCAGAGTTATGACAAGTTTCcactatatttatttacataatccAGTCATTGGAAACTTAACAAAAATGCACCCTCAAAAGGTTTCAgtgctatttcttttaaaattatatctggACTCTAGGgatatttcagtttatttaatGAATTAGTCAGCCCTTGAGGTTTTTACTCATTTAGTGCTACTTTTTTTTCCCACGCAAAACAGGTAGTAGAAAGAATATACTACAGACAAAGAACTTTGTCAGCTTATAATTAGACTTTTTCAAGCATAAAACAGGACTAAAACCAATCAAGATTAGATGCACTAAGTGGCTGAATTATAGGATGGGACATTTTACTAAAATAGGTTTGcatacatttgcatattttaatgttatcaaacagaaaatatttgtaaacaagTGAAACATTTTCCAAGTTGATGCCAATAGCcctgaagaaaataaatggcCCAGTAAAGAAAAcgtgtaaataaaatataattctaaacaAATGTGTGTGGAAACAACAtactctgttatttttttcagacGCTA includes these proteins:
- the OLFM3 gene encoding noelin-3 isoform X3 codes for the protein MSPPLLRLGAVLSTMAMISNWMSQTLPSLVGLNTTMRLSTPDTLVQNMSQSIEVLNLRTQRDFQYVLKMETQMKGLKAKFRQIEDDRKTLMTKHFQELKEKMDELLPLIPVLEQYKTDAKLITQFKEEIRNLSAVLTGIQEEIGAYDYEELHQRVLSLETRLRDCMKKLTCGKLMKITGPITVKTSGTRFGAWMTDPLASEKNNRVWYMDSYTNNKIVREYKSIADFVSGAESRTYNLPFKWAGTNHVVYNGSLYFNKYQSNIIIKYSFDLGRVLAQRSLEYAGFHNVYPYTWGGFSDIDLMADEIGLWAVYATNQNAGNIVISQLNQDTLEVTKSWSTGYPKRSAGESFMICGTLYVTNSHLTGAKVYYSYSTKTSTYEYTDIPFHNQYFHISMLDYNARDRALYAWNNGHQVLFNVTLFHIIKTEDDT
- the OLFM3 gene encoding noelin-3 isoform X4 yields the protein MQATSSLLNLLLLSLLAGLDPSKVQNMSQSIEVLNLRTQRDFQYVLKMETQMKGLKAKFRQIEDDRKTLMTKHFQELKEKMDELLPLIPVLEQYKTDAKLITQFKEEIRNLSAVLTGIQEEIGAYDYEELHQRVLSLETRLRDCMKKLTCGKLMKITGPITVKTSGTRFGAWMTDPLASEKNNRVWYMDSYTNNKIVREYKSIADFVSGAESRTYNLPFKWAGTNHVVYNGSLYFNKYQSNIIIKYSFDLGRVLAQRSLEYAGFHNVYPYTWGGFSDIDLMADEIGLWAVYATNQNAGNIVISQLNQDTLEVTKSWSTGYPKRSAGESFMICGTLYVTNSHLTGAKVYYSYSTKTSTYEYTDIPFHNQYFHISMLDYNARDRALYAWNNGHQVLFNVTLFHIIKTEDDT
- the OLFM3 gene encoding noelin-3 isoform X2 encodes the protein MQATSSLLNLLLLSLLAGLDPSKTQISPKEGWQVYSSAQDPDGRCICTVVAPEQNLCSRDAKSRQLRQLLEKVQNMSQSIEVLNLRTQRDFQYVLKMETQMKGLKAKFRQIEDDRKTLMTKHFQELKEKMDELLPLIPVLEQYKTDAKLITQFKEEIRNLSAVLTGIQEEIGAYDYEELHQRVLSLETRLRDCMKKLTCGKLMKITGPITVKTSGTRFGAWMTDPLASEKNNRVWYMDSYTNNKIVREYKSIADFVSGAESRTYNLPFKWAGTNHVVYNGSLYFNKYQSNIIIKYSFDLGRVLAQRSLEYAGFHNVYPYTWGGFSDIDLMADEIGLWAVYATNQNAGNIVISQLNQDTLEVTKSWSTGYPKRSAGESFMICGTLYVTNSHLTGAKVYYSYSTKTSTYEYTDIPFHNQYFHISMLDYNARDRALYAWNNGHQVLFNVTLFHIIKTEDDT